The sequence ACGTGTACGCTCCCGGCGGTGTAGCTAGTCAAAGTTGATTAGTCGAGTGTTCCGCCACCGCCGAAGGAGCCCGCATGACCTTCCTGCCCGACACCGGATACACCCCGACCGCCGAGGACCGCGCGAGCCTGGACGCCTGGTTCGCGGAGTACGACGCGGCGAGCGGCCGGCGCGACGTGCCGCGCATGGCGGACATGGCGGTGTTCCCGCTCAACCTGGTCAGCGACGACGCCGCGGGCGACGGCCGGTCGGCGCAGTGGGACCGGGACCGCTTCCTCGCCACCATGACCCACGTGATGGGCGAAGGCGACCAGGACATCACCTTCGAGTCCACCCGGACCCCGGTGTTCCTGTCTGCCTCGATGGCCGTCGTCTTCACCGACTCGACCATGACCGCCGACGGCCACTCCCAGCGCCTGAGGTACGCCGACATCCTGCTCAGGCGGGACGGCAGGTGGGCCTTCCAGACCATGATCCAGCCCGGCTGGGGAGACAACCTGTAACCCGGCGGTCCACGACCGGCCGGAAGCCCGTACGCGGCTCAGGGCAGCTCGGGCAGGTCCTCCGCGTACAGCAGGGTCAGGTCGTCGGTGGTCGGGTCGGGGAACTGGGCGACGCGGCTCGCGTGCCGCTCCACCATCGCCTCGAACGTCTGCCGGGCGGTACGGCCGTTGCCGAACGCCGGTCCCTTCGGAAGCGCCGCGAAGTACGTCAGCAGCGCCTCCGAAGCGCCCGGCGCCAGCCGGTACTCGTGCTCGTCCGCCTGCTGCCGCACGATCCGCAGCAGTTCCTCGGGGCCGTAGTCGCCGAAGGTGATGGTGCGGGAGAAGCGGGAGGCCACACCCGGGTTGACGGAGAGGAAGCGCTCCATCTCCGCGGTGTACCCGGCGACGATCACCACCACCTCGTCCCGGTGGTCCTCCATCAGCTTCACCAGCGTGTCGATGGCCTCCTTGCCGAAGTCCCGTCCGGCGTCCTGCGGGGACAGCGCGTACGCCTCGTCGATGAACAGCACGCCGCCGCGCGCCCGTTCGAAGGCCTCCTGGGTGCGCAGCGCCGTGGAGCCGATGTGCTCGCCGACCAGGTCGACCCGGGACACCTCCACCAGGTGGCCCTTCTCCAGCACGTCCAGCGCGGCGAGGATCCCGCCGTACAGCCGGGCGACCGTCGTCTTGCCGGTGCCGGGGGAGCCGGTGAAGACCAGATGCCGCTTGACCGAGGCCGCCTTCAGGCCCGCCCGCTGCCGGCGCTGGCCCACCTCGATCATGTCGGTCAGCGCCCGCACCTCCCGCTTGACGCTCTCCAGCCCCACCAGCGCGTCGAGTTCCCCGAGCACGTCCTTCGGCGTCCGCCGCGATCCGTCCGCCTCCCCGGCGGGGCCGGACGGTGCCGGCTCCGCCGCGCCCTGCCCGGGCAGGGCGCCGAGCAGGCCGGGGGACTGCGGCACCGTCCGTACGGCCGGCTCCGGGGCGGGCGCCCGGGAGGCGGCACTCTCGTCGCTGGTGCAGTCCTCCACGACCGGCCCCGTCCCGGCGCCCGCGTCCGGGCCGGCGTCGGCGAACTCGTACCCGCCGCGCGCGCACCGTTCCGTACGGCACTTGCGCAGCGTCGTGCGGCTGCCGTCGATCACATGGAAGCCGTAGCCCCCGCTGCCGGTGACCCGGCAGTTCAGGAAGCTGCCCCGGCCGCCCGCGGAGACGTAGAAACCGGCCTCGGCGGCCGAGGCGACCGTGCAGCGCTCGACGACCGGGTCGGCGCCCTTGGTGACGATCACTCCCGTCTGGGTGTCCTCCAGGGTGCAGTTGTTCAGCGTGCCGCCGCTGCCGTGGTCGCGGAACCAGGCGCCGGTCGCCGCCTGCCGGACCCGGCAGTCGTCCAGCTGCGCGATCGCCCCGTCGCTCACCGACACGGCCGTGTTGCGCACCTGGGTCAGATCGCTGTCGACGACGTCCGCGCGGGAGCCGCGGTCCAGGACGAACAGCGCGTCCGGCACGTCGTGCACCCGGCAGGAGTCGAGCACCGCGGTGGCCCCGTCGCTCACCCACACCGCCGGATAGTCGCCGGTGCTGTCGGAGATCTCGCACTGGTTGGCGTCCACCCGGGTCCCGGGGTCCCACACCGACAGGCCGTTGCGCCCGAACCGGCGCACCGTCGTGCGGGTCAGCGTGAGCACCGAGCGGGAGCGCAGGTCGACCGCGTTCTCCGGGATGTCGTGCAGCCGGCAGTCGGCGAGCGTGAGCACCGCGTCGGTGTCCAGGGTGATGCCGTCCGCGGTGGTGCGGTGCACCTCGCAGTCGGTCAGCTGCGCGGTGGCCCGCCCGGTGATCTGCACCCCGGCGCCGCGCACCTCGTAGATCTCGCAGCCCACCGCCTCCAGCGCGGTGTTCTCCCCGGTCACGGTGAGCCCGGTGCCCGAGGCGTGGTGCACCCGGCAGCGCTCCAGCCGCGGCCGGGCCCCGCCGCGGACCGCCACGCCCGCCTGTCCGGCCGCGACGACCTCGCAGTCCTCGAACACCCCGCCGCCGTCGTCGAGTACGGCGATGCCGACGCCGGCCGGATTGTCCACCGTGCACCGGCGCACGGTCGGACGGGCGCCGCCGCGCACCTCGATGCCGACGGCGGACCGGGTGACGATCCGCACGTCCGTCAGCTCGGGCGTGCCCTCCTCGACCAGCAGCGCGGGCGCCGCCGCGTCCTGGCCCTCCACGTGCACGTCCCGCACCACCGCCGAGGCCCGCACGGTGAGCGGCACCCCGTCCGCGGGCGCGATCCGCACCGGACCGGCCGAGCCCTCGGACCCGCGCAGCGTCACCGCCCGGTGCACGACGAGGTTCTCCCGGTAGGTGCCGGGGGCGATGGT comes from Streptomyces sp. SCL15-4 and encodes:
- a CDS encoding right-handed parallel beta-helix repeat-containing protein translates to MAQGTVQVTHTGTSRWRRRTGEYASLAAALEAAADGDVLTIAPGTYRENLVVHRAVTLRGSEGSAGPVRIAPADGVPLTVRASAVVRDVHVEGQDAAAPALLVEEGTPELTDVRIVTRSAVGIEVRGGARPTVRRCTVDNPAGVGIAVLDDGGGVFEDCEVVAAGQAGVAVRGGARPRLERCRVHHASGTGLTVTGENTALEAVGCEIYEVRGAGVQITGRATAQLTDCEVHRTTADGITLDTDAVLTLADCRLHDIPENAVDLRSRSVLTLTRTTVRRFGRNGLSVWDPGTRVDANQCEISDSTGDYPAVWVSDGATAVLDSCRVHDVPDALFVLDRGSRADVVDSDLTQVRNTAVSVSDGAIAQLDDCRVRQAATGAWFRDHGSGGTLNNCTLEDTQTGVIVTKGADPVVERCTVASAAEAGFYVSAGGRGSFLNCRVTGSGGYGFHVIDGSRTTLRKCRTERCARGGYEFADAGPDAGAGTGPVVEDCTSDESAASRAPAPEPAVRTVPQSPGLLGALPGQGAAEPAPSGPAGEADGSRRTPKDVLGELDALVGLESVKREVRALTDMIEVGQRRQRAGLKAASVKRHLVFTGSPGTGKTTVARLYGGILAALDVLEKGHLVEVSRVDLVGEHIGSTALRTQEAFERARGGVLFIDEAYALSPQDAGRDFGKEAIDTLVKLMEDHRDEVVVIVAGYTAEMERFLSVNPGVASRFSRTITFGDYGPEELLRIVRQQADEHEYRLAPGASEALLTYFAALPKGPAFGNGRTARQTFEAMVERHASRVAQFPDPTTDDLTLLYAEDLPELP
- a CDS encoding DUF4440 domain-containing protein — translated: MTFLPDTGYTPTAEDRASLDAWFAEYDAASGRRDVPRMADMAVFPLNLVSDDAAGDGRSAQWDRDRFLATMTHVMGEGDQDITFESTRTPVFLSASMAVVFTDSTMTADGHSQRLRYADILLRRDGRWAFQTMIQPGWGDNL